From one Nematostella vectensis chromosome 7, jaNemVect1.1, whole genome shotgun sequence genomic stretch:
- the LOC116619582 gene encoding uncharacterized protein LOC116619582: MARVSTHIAMFVVMYLATTQVVVESFTQGFLHFRATAPPVKKQANDTPYREEFSWRMALLRDMARDEKREETAETAGRQSDTREAQDISTTQQLCAMLEAQCTTTRLRRKVRLQQARRDFCAEFEILCQQR; encoded by the exons ATGGCCAGAGTTTCTACACATATAGCAATGTTCGTAGTTATGTACCTAGCCACCACACAGGTCGTAGTAGAGAGTTTTACTCAAGGTTTTCTGCATTTTCGCGCCACGGCGCCCCCAGTGAAGAAACAAGCGAACGACACGCCATACAGAGAGGAGTTTTCTTGGCGTATGGCCCTACTAAGGGATATGGCGAGAGACGAGAAACGCGAAGAGACGGCGGAGACGGCAGGCCGGCAGTCAGATACCAGAGAG GCTCAAGACATATCTACAACACAACAATTGTGCGCAATGTTAGAAGCTCAATGTACAACAACGCGGCTTAGACGCAAG gtGAGACTTCAGCAAGCTAGACGAGATTTCTGTGCCGAATTTGAAATCTTATGCCAACAGAGATAG
- the LOC5514939 gene encoding biogenesis of lysosome-related organelles complex 1 subunit 2 codes for MADEESSSSSLLSKDLKLPPKTARDTGSVDIKKDEDPFGEISTDARARQRLVSEGSTTAEAEEKDLKETCRVAFDKITQYLNGELTASLEDYTLLEQLNNLTTDKYKEMSTMTKSLITTMEKLDDKYKSLQPYLEQIDRIEDSVSSLEQAAYRLDAYSKKLENKFKRLERR; via the exons atggcggacgaggAAAGTTCGTCTTCATCATTACTGTCGAAAGATTTGAAACTTCCCCCCAAGACAGCTCGCGATACCGGTTCAgtcgatattaaaaaagacgAGGACCCATTTGGCGAGATTTCCACGGACGCTAGAGCTAGACAAAGACTAGTTTCTGAGGGATCTACGACGGCGGAAGCTGAAGAGAAAGATCTAAAAGAAACATGTCGGGTGGCCTTCGACAAGATCACACAATACCTGAATGGTGAACTGACAG catcCCTGGAAGATTACACACTGTTAGAGCAACTTAACAACTTGACAACTGATAAATACAAAGAGATGTCGACAATGACGAAATCACTCATAACAACCATGGAAAAACTGGATGATAAAT ACAAGAGTCTTCAACCATACTTGGAACAAATAGATAGGATTGAGGACAGTGTTTCCAGTCTCGAGCAAGCTGCTTACCGCCTTGATGCCTACTCTAAGAAATTAG AAAACAAATTCAAAAGGCTGGAAAGAAGATAG